One Alkaliphilus sp. B6464 genomic window carries:
- the ftsY gene encoding signal recognition particle-docking protein FtsY, which yields MFKKFIDKLTGKDKKKEYLTKVEENNEVNEDKKNDEQDEQVEDYFNEEEAFQEIIEENVDDETKLEEVEETEETEETEETEETEELQEEVQEKTDIFELEDIEIEIEEKIELDEVQEEVEEENEEVEEEIEEEIEEVKETKSKFNLFKRLKEGLSKTKSGITDRVDNLLKSYKKIDEDLFEELEEILITSDMGVQTTMEIVDGLRDRVRKEKVSDPIQVKELLMEKLTEILEDLPGSEIKIEPSPAIILVVGVNGVGKTTSIGKMAHRFKSEGKKVLLAAGDTFRAAAIDQLKIWGDRVGVDVIRHQEEADPAAVIYDAIQAAKARNIDVLICDTAGRLHNKKNLMNELGKIFKVVDREYDGATKEILLVLDATTGQNAVQQAKTFKEVAQITGLVLTKLDGTAKGGVVVGISRELNVPVKLIGVGEKMEDLQEFNPQTFVKAIFGEEE from the coding sequence ATGTTTAAAAAGTTTATTGATAAGCTTACAGGAAAAGATAAGAAAAAAGAATATTTGACTAAAGTAGAAGAAAATAATGAGGTTAATGAAGATAAAAAAAATGATGAACAAGATGAACAAGTCGAAGATTATTTTAATGAGGAAGAAGCATTTCAGGAAATAATTGAAGAGAACGTGGATGACGAAACTAAGCTAGAGGAAGTTGAGGAAACAGAGGAAACAGAGGAAACAGAGGAAACAGAGGAAACAGAGGAGCTCCAAGAAGAAGTGCAGGAAAAAACTGATATATTTGAGTTAGAAGATATAGAGATCGAAATAGAAGAAAAAATAGAGTTAGATGAAGTACAAGAAGAAGTAGAAGAGGAAAATGAAGAAGTAGAAGAAGAAATAGAAGAAGAAATAGAAGAAGTGAAGGAAACAAAGTCTAAATTTAATTTATTCAAAAGACTAAAAGAAGGGCTTTCTAAAACAAAAAGTGGTATTACGGATAGGGTGGATAACTTACTTAAATCCTATAAAAAAATAGATGAAGATTTATTTGAAGAACTTGAGGAAATTCTAATTACTTCTGATATGGGTGTTCAAACAACTATGGAAATAGTAGATGGCTTAAGAGATAGAGTTAGAAAGGAAAAAGTTTCTGATCCTATTCAAGTAAAAGAGCTACTTATGGAAAAACTAACAGAAATATTAGAAGATCTACCAGGCTCTGAAATTAAAATTGAACCGTCACCTGCAATTATACTTGTAGTAGGAGTAAATGGAGTTGGTAAAACAACTTCCATTGGAAAGATGGCTCATCGTTTTAAAAGCGAAGGTAAAAAAGTGTTGTTGGCTGCTGGTGATACATTTAGGGCTGCTGCTATTGATCAATTAAAAATTTGGGGAGATAGGGTTGGGGTCGATGTAATAAGACACCAAGAAGAGGCAGATCCTGCTGCTGTTATATATGATGCTATTCAGGCGGCAAAGGCCCGAAACATTGACGTTCTTATATGCGATACTGCTGGTAGACTTCATAATAAAAAGAACTTAATGAATGAGTTAGGTAAAATATTTAAGGTTGTGGATAGGGAGTATGATGGTGCCACAAAGGAAATATTGCTAGTGCTAGATGCTACTACAGGTCAAAACGCTGTGCAACAAGCAAAAACTTTTAAAGAGGTAGCCCAAATTACTGGCCTTGTATTAACAAAGCTAGATGGAACTGCAAAGGGAGGAGTGGTTGTAGGTATAAGTAGAGAATTAAATGTTCCTGTTAAATTAATAGGTGTTGGAGAAAAAATGGAAGACTTGCAAGAATTTAACCCTCAAACTTTTGTTAAGGCAATATTTGGAGAAGAAGAATAA
- the smc gene encoding chromosome segregation protein SMC, producing MHLKRLEIQGFKSFANKIEINFESGITGVVGPNGSGKSNISDSIRWVLGEQSAKTLRGSKMEDVIFSGTTSRKPLGMAEVSITLDNSSKALPIDYGEVTITRRVYRSGESEYYLNKSSCRLKDVRELLMDTGIGKDGYSIIGQGKIDEILSNKSEDRRQIFEEAAGIVKYKTRKDEAEKKLSSTKENLLRVLDILNELEGQLGPLEKQSTKAKKFKVLKEKLLKLEVNLFIKEIDKIDDELKHIYEQINVLKKSIEEQQGQKQFYTSNLEDLEKVISQYDMEISNKQDEYYNVQKMIEKIEGQINLKKEKSNNNDLNIERIKLEIKEIQDTQADVSKKLEEKLKDFKEVCIDLDDIKERLNNQNKEYNNLYNINSQKEKDLEDCKTFIIDTINEISDRKSESKSLKTLLDTMEERMEQVSLEYSGHKEQIVEKTKELSLLNNSLQELEKDNKSIGNDVIEKSNKKNSLIKKLNEVSSEVNELQNQGRNKETRKNIIEDMEKEHEGFNKSVKNILVACDKNKELGKGVFGAVADLIQVPKGYEISIETALGPALQYIVSEDERDGKRLIEYLKKYNLGRITVLPLTTVQERFITNDELNIVRNFKDAEIAFDVITFDEEFKNIFSSLLSRVLIVPNLDRGIEIAKLLKHKFKIVTLDGDVLNIGGSLTGGSISSKSNSILGRKRELEDLIIEIDIIKDKLNIKTEEYAKLDKEINTIADEIDLLNTNLQENRIKLATLYSNIEQCAKEKSRLENLYKHSENEIGQIENTKQETTSRYIALEGEIKNLELEIESTKTKANENQQELVEKKQQLDSINSTLTEYKVQLATVEEQKKAFLQDIERLQQSIKNNEIALENKEDQLKENNKINVLCEDEISSLASELNKLSLKLRTYEDELKEHRSNKETYQVKEVEVKRLLKQVESVLLELQESIHKLDVKRTRLEMQQQSFYTKLWDEYELTYNEALGVKEEISDISNTSKEIKILKDQIKGLGTVNIDSIDEYEKVKERYDFLKGQQEDLSQAQQSLVKVISDMEQTMQKQFIDQFKIIKENFNNVFVKLFGGGKADLILENEEDVLECGIDIIAQPPGKKLQTLSLLSGGERALTAISLLFAILLVKPSPFCILDEIEAALDDANVYRYAQFLEELSEDTQFIVVTHRKGTMESADALYGVTMQDSGISSLVSVKLSDNKKDEIAS from the coding sequence TTGCATCTTAAAAGGTTAGAAATTCAGGGATTTAAATCCTTTGCTAATAAAATAGAAATTAACTTTGAGTCGGGCATAACCGGTGTTGTTGGACCTAATGGTAGCGGTAAAAGTAATATTTCAGATTCTATACGTTGGGTACTTGGAGAACAAAGTGCTAAAACCCTTAGGGGAAGTAAGATGGAGGATGTTATTTTCTCTGGAACTACTAGTCGTAAGCCCTTAGGTATGGCAGAGGTATCAATTACACTGGACAATAGTTCTAAAGCCCTACCGATTGATTATGGTGAGGTAACAATTACGAGGAGAGTCTATAGATCAGGAGAAAGTGAATATTATTTAAATAAATCTTCCTGTCGTCTTAAGGATGTACGGGAGCTGTTAATGGATACTGGAATTGGAAAAGATGGATATTCTATAATTGGGCAAGGTAAGATTGATGAAATACTTAGTAATAAATCAGAAGATAGAAGGCAAATTTTTGAAGAGGCAGCTGGTATAGTTAAGTATAAAACTAGAAAAGACGAAGCTGAAAAAAAATTATCTTCTACAAAGGAAAATTTACTAAGAGTTTTAGATATACTAAATGAACTAGAAGGTCAGTTAGGTCCTTTAGAGAAGCAGAGCACTAAGGCAAAAAAGTTTAAGGTATTAAAAGAAAAACTATTAAAATTGGAAGTGAATCTTTTTATTAAGGAAATAGACAAAATAGATGATGAACTAAAACATATATATGAACAGATAAATGTACTAAAAAAATCTATTGAAGAACAACAGGGACAAAAACAATTTTATACTTCTAACTTGGAAGATTTAGAAAAGGTAATTAGCCAGTATGATATGGAGATATCTAATAAGCAAGATGAATACTATAATGTCCAGAAAATGATTGAAAAAATAGAAGGGCAGATCAATTTAAAAAAAGAAAAGTCTAATAATAATGATTTAAACATAGAAAGAATTAAATTAGAAATAAAGGAGATTCAAGATACTCAAGCTGATGTTTCTAAAAAACTTGAAGAAAAACTAAAAGATTTTAAAGAAGTATGTATCGATTTAGATGATATTAAAGAGCGCCTTAATAATCAAAATAAAGAATATAATAATCTATATAATATCAATTCTCAAAAAGAAAAGGACTTAGAGGATTGTAAAACCTTTATTATAGATACCATTAACGAAATATCTGATCGAAAAAGTGAATCTAAAAGCTTAAAAACTTTGTTAGACACAATGGAAGAACGGATGGAACAAGTAAGCTTGGAGTATAGTGGACATAAAGAACAAATTGTAGAAAAAACCAAAGAGCTTAGCCTTCTTAATAATAGTTTACAGGAACTAGAAAAGGATAATAAAAGTATTGGAAATGATGTTATAGAAAAGAGTAATAAGAAAAATAGTTTAATAAAAAAGTTAAATGAAGTTTCAAGTGAGGTTAATGAACTTCAAAACCAAGGCAGGAATAAAGAAACTAGAAAAAACATTATAGAAGATATGGAAAAAGAACATGAGGGTTTTAATAAAAGTGTAAAAAACATACTAGTTGCCTGTGATAAAAACAAGGAACTAGGAAAAGGTGTATTTGGCGCAGTAGCAGATTTAATTCAAGTACCAAAAGGATATGAGATATCAATAGAGACTGCTTTAGGACCAGCTCTTCAGTATATCGTAAGTGAAGATGAGAGGGATGGAAAGCGATTAATTGAATACTTAAAAAAATATAACTTAGGTAGAATTACGGTTTTGCCATTAACAACTGTACAAGAACGATTTATTACTAATGATGAACTAAATATTGTTAGAAACTTTAAGGATGCTGAAATAGCTTTTGATGTAATTACATTTGATGAAGAGTTTAAAAACATTTTTTCTAGCCTATTATCAAGGGTATTAATTGTTCCGAACTTAGATAGGGGAATAGAAATTGCGAAGTTACTTAAACATAAATTTAAGATAGTAACCTTGGATGGGGATGTGTTAAATATTGGGGGTTCTTTAACTGGTGGAAGCATTTCTAGTAAAAGTAATAGTATTTTGGGGAGAAAAAGAGAATTAGAGGATTTAATCATAGAAATAGATATTATTAAAGATAAATTAAATATAAAGACAGAAGAGTATGCTAAACTGGACAAAGAAATAAATACTATTGCAGATGAAATAGATTTATTAAACACAAATTTACAAGAAAACCGAATTAAACTTGCTACTTTGTATAGTAATATAGAACAATGTGCCAAAGAGAAAAGTAGATTAGAAAATCTATATAAGCACTCTGAAAATGAAATTGGGCAAATAGAAAATACAAAGCAAGAAACTACAAGCAGGTATATAGCACTTGAAGGCGAAATAAAAAATTTAGAACTGGAAATTGAAAGTACTAAAACTAAAGCAAATGAAAATCAACAGGAATTAGTAGAAAAAAAACAACAACTAGACAGTATAAATAGTACACTTACTGAGTATAAGGTACAACTGGCGACTGTAGAGGAACAAAAAAAGGCGTTTTTACAAGATATCGAACGGTTACAGCAATCTATTAAGAATAATGAAATAGCTTTAGAAAATAAAGAAGATCAATTAAAAGAAAATAACAAAATAAATGTACTTTGTGAAGACGAGATTAGTAGCCTAGCTAGTGAATTAAATAAATTGTCATTGAAATTAAGAACATACGAAGATGAATTAAAAGAACATAGATCAAATAAAGAAACATATCAGGTTAAAGAGGTAGAAGTTAAAAGGTTATTAAAACAAGTAGAGTCGGTTTTATTAGAATTACAGGAGAGTATCCATAAACTAGATGTTAAGAGAACTAGGTTAGAGATGCAACAACAGAGCTTTTATACCAAACTGTGGGATGAATATGAATTAACCTATAACGAAGCTTTAGGTGTTAAAGAAGAAATTTCAGATATCAGTAATACAAGTAAAGAAATAAAGATATTAAAGGATCAAATAAAGGGTCTTGGCACCGTAAATATAGATTCTATAGATGAATATGAAAAGGTGAAGGAAAGATATGATTTTCTAAAGGGGCAGCAGGAAGATCTTAGTCAGGCGCAACAATCATTAGTTAAAGTAATTAGTGATATGGAACAAACTATGCAGAAACAATTTATAGATCAGTTTAAGATTATTAAGGAGAATTTTAATAATGTTTTTGTTAAGCTATTTGGTGGAGGTAAGGCTGATCTTATTTTGGAAAATGAGGAAGATGTATTAGAATGTGGCATTGATATAATAGCTCAGCCTCCAGGAAAAAAACTGCAAACATTATCTCTTTTATCCGGTGGAGAAAGGGCCTTAACAGCAATATCTTTATTATTTGCAATCTTATTAGTAAAGCCAAGTCCATTCTGTATATTAGATGAGATAGAAGCTGCGCTGGATGATGCTAACGTTTATAGATACGCACAATTTTTAGAAGAGTTGTCTGAAGATACTCAGTTTATCGTTGTTACTCATAGAAAGGGAACAATGGAAAGTGCGGATGCGCTATATGGAGTAACCATGCAGGATAGTGGTATATCAAGCTTAGTTTCAGTAAAACTCTCAGATAATAAAAAAGATGAAATAGCAAGTTAG